A region from the Nesterenkonia lacusekhoensis genome encodes:
- the ettA gene encoding energy-dependent translational throttle protein EttA — protein sequence MAEFIYSMIKARKKVGDKVILDDVTMSFYPGAKIGVVGPNGAGKSTILKIMAGLDEPSNGEAWISPGYSVGILQQEPPLNEEKTVLENVQEGVGEIFEKVQRYNRISEEMADPDADFEALMEEMGKLQEEIDAANAWDIDSQLEQAMDALRCPPGEEPVTHLSGGERRRVALCKLLLSKPDLLLLDEPTNHLDAESVLWLEQHLADYEGAVLAVTHDRYFLDHVAEWICEVDRGRLYPYEGNYSTYLEKKKSRMEVQGKKDAKLAKRLSEELEWVRSNAKGKQTKSKARLQRYEEMAAEAERTKKLDLEEIQIPPGPRLGTQVIEAENIQKGFGDRTLIDGLSFSLPRNGIVGVIGPNGVGKSTLFKSIVGFEELDGGDLTIGDSVKISYVDQNRENIDPEKTLWEVVSDGLDYIHVGAVEMSSRAYVSAFGFKGPDQQKKAGVLSGGERNRLNLALTLKQGGNLLLLDEPTNDLDVETLGSLENALLDFPGCAVVISHDRWFLDRVATHILAWEGTEEDPANWYWFEGNFEAYEKNKVERLGPEAARPSRVTHRKLTRS from the coding sequence ATGGCTGAATTTATCTACTCGATGATCAAAGCCCGCAAGAAGGTGGGCGACAAAGTCATCCTCGATGACGTCACGATGTCCTTCTATCCCGGCGCCAAGATCGGCGTGGTCGGCCCCAACGGTGCCGGTAAGTCCACGATCCTCAAGATCATGGCGGGCCTCGATGAGCCCTCCAACGGTGAGGCCTGGATCTCGCCGGGCTACTCGGTCGGCATCCTGCAGCAGGAGCCCCCGCTGAACGAGGAGAAGACCGTCCTGGAGAACGTCCAGGAGGGTGTGGGCGAGATCTTCGAGAAGGTCCAGCGCTACAACCGGATCTCCGAGGAGATGGCCGACCCGGACGCGGACTTCGAGGCCCTGATGGAGGAGATGGGCAAGCTCCAGGAGGAGATCGACGCGGCCAACGCCTGGGACATCGACTCTCAGCTCGAGCAGGCGATGGACGCGCTGCGCTGCCCGCCCGGGGAAGAGCCTGTCACCCACCTCTCCGGTGGTGAGCGTCGCCGTGTGGCCCTGTGCAAGCTGCTGCTGTCCAAGCCGGACCTGCTGCTGCTCGATGAGCCCACCAACCACCTCGACGCCGAATCGGTGCTCTGGCTGGAGCAGCACCTGGCCGACTACGAGGGTGCCGTGCTGGCCGTGACCCACGACCGGTATTTCCTCGACCATGTCGCTGAGTGGATCTGTGAGGTCGACCGCGGCCGTCTGTACCCCTATGAGGGCAACTACTCCACGTATCTGGAGAAGAAGAAGTCCCGCATGGAGGTCCAGGGCAAGAAGGACGCCAAGCTGGCCAAGCGTCTGTCCGAGGAGCTCGAATGGGTCCGCTCCAACGCCAAGGGCAAACAGACCAAGTCCAAGGCGCGTCTGCAGCGCTATGAGGAGATGGCCGCTGAGGCCGAGCGCACCAAGAAGCTCGACCTCGAAGAGATCCAGATCCCGCCCGGGCCGCGTCTGGGCACCCAGGTCATCGAAGCGGAGAACATCCAGAAGGGCTTCGGCGACCGCACTCTGATCGACGGACTGAGCTTCTCGCTGCCCCGCAACGGCATCGTGGGCGTGATCGGCCCCAACGGTGTCGGCAAGTCCACTCTGTTCAAGTCCATCGTCGGCTTCGAGGAGCTCGACGGCGGAGACCTCACCATCGGTGACTCGGTGAAGATCTCGTATGTGGATCAGAACCGCGAGAACATCGACCCGGAGAAGACTCTCTGGGAAGTGGTCTCCGACGGATTGGACTACATCCACGTCGGCGCAGTGGAGATGTCCTCCCGTGCCTATGTCTCTGCCTTCGGGTTCAAGGGCCCTGATCAGCAGAAGAAGGCCGGTGTGCTCTCCGGCGGTGAGCGCAACCGTCTCAATCTCGCCCTGACTCTGAAGCAGGGCGGGAACCTGCTGCTGCTCGATGAGCCCACCAACGACCTCGACGTCGAGACCCTCGGTTCGCTGGAGAACGCCCTGCTGGACTTCCCCGGCTGCGCCGTGGTCATCTCCCACGACCGGTGGTTCCTCGACCGCGTGGCCACTCACATCCTTGCCTGGGAGGGCACGGAGGAGGACCCGGCCAACTGGTATTGGTTCGAGGGCAACTTCGAGGCCTACGAGAAGAACAAGGTGGAGCGCCTCGGCCCAGAGGCGGCCCGCCCGAGCCGAGTCACCCACCGCAAGCTGACCCGCTCCTAG
- a CDS encoding glycosyltransferase, with protein sequence MTTTAAPTALCGGAAVPRVVMLSLHTSPLVQAGQGDAGGLNVYVNALSRSLRAAGVGVDIVTTSIEEAGSAEQADVVTVLEDGRRVHTLAVPAHLLSGPDGRPEKNRLVEHVEELARRAEISLGRYGEPGEQIILHSHYWISGLAALHLADPQRPLIHTMHTIGRVKRERDPSSREDPRRDAAEAQISAQADLLTANTQHEADDLHRLFGVPRQRVGLVKPGVDLAVFHPPAGSGEEDPRAELEGRPLRLTFAGRLQPHKGPQVAIEALGVFRTMMPEVPLELTVAGQQSGSDALDVTALAAEAGVGDLVHAAPPMPHHDLAELFRSSDAVLVPSYSESFGLVALEAMACGTPVLAHDVGGLSELVRHKRTGRLIGSLDPQEWAGQMRWLVLHRRAWNRYSSTASATAQSYSWAATANAALALYRRLAPARVG encoded by the coding sequence ATGACCACCACCGCCGCTCCCACCGCACTCTGCGGCGGAGCCGCTGTGCCGCGCGTGGTCATGCTGAGCCTCCACACCTCGCCGCTGGTTCAGGCCGGCCAGGGCGACGCCGGCGGGCTCAACGTCTACGTCAACGCCCTCTCACGCTCCCTGCGTGCAGCAGGTGTGGGGGTGGACATCGTCACCACCAGCATCGAGGAGGCCGGCTCAGCCGAGCAGGCTGATGTGGTCACCGTGCTTGAGGACGGCCGTCGCGTGCATACCTTGGCTGTGCCGGCTCATCTGCTCAGCGGCCCCGACGGCCGACCGGAGAAGAACCGGCTCGTCGAGCATGTCGAGGAGCTGGCTCGACGCGCTGAGATCTCACTGGGCCGGTACGGGGAGCCGGGGGAGCAGATCATCCTGCACTCCCACTACTGGATCTCCGGTCTGGCCGCACTGCATCTGGCCGACCCGCAGCGCCCGCTGATCCACACCATGCACACCATCGGGCGGGTCAAGCGGGAGCGCGACCCCTCCTCGCGGGAGGATCCGCGGCGAGACGCCGCGGAGGCACAGATCTCCGCGCAGGCGGACCTGCTCACCGCCAACACTCAGCACGAGGCCGATGATCTGCACCGGCTCTTCGGCGTGCCGCGGCAGCGGGTGGGTCTGGTCAAGCCCGGTGTGGACCTCGCTGTCTTCCATCCGCCCGCAGGATCGGGGGAGGAGGATCCCCGCGCCGAGTTGGAGGGTCGTCCGCTGCGGCTGACCTTCGCCGGGCGGCTTCAGCCGCATAAGGGACCGCAGGTGGCCATCGAGGCTCTCGGCGTCTTCCGGACCATGATGCCGGAGGTGCCCCTCGAGCTGACCGTGGCCGGGCAGCAGAGCGGCAGCGATGCGCTGGATGTCACCGCTCTGGCCGCAGAGGCCGGCGTCGGGGATCTGGTGCATGCTGCTCCGCCTATGCCGCATCATGATCTGGCGGAGCTCTTCCGCAGCAGCGACGCCGTCCTGGTCCCCTCCTACAGCGAGTCCTTCGGCCTGGTGGCCCTGGAGGCGATGGCCTGCGGAACTCCAGTGCTGGCCCATGACGTCGGAGGCCTCTCCGAACTGGTCCGGCATAAGCGCACCGGACGTCTCATCGGTTCGCTGGATCCCCAGGAATGGGCCGGACAGATGCGCTGGTTGGTGCTGCACCGCCGCGCCTGGAACCGTTACAGCAGCACCGCCTCGGCCACGGCGCAGTCCTACTCCTGGGCTGCCACGGCCAATGCCGCACTGGCGCTCTACCGCCGTCTGGCGCCGGCCCGCGTGGGCTGA
- a CDS encoding single-stranded DNA-binding protein: MSETVTVRGFAGTDIRKITTDKGLPISTFRLASTPRRFDRESGEWVNGETNWFNVTCFRNLALNAHSTLAKGDPVIVTGRLKIRPWENDAGQRGTAVEIDADGLGHDLTFGTGSFTRLNPGSAEPAAAEPSTGAAAESAPEGPDAQEAAEPQQSWDTPASEQRESAPF; this comes from the coding sequence ATGTCAGAGACCGTCACCGTGCGAGGCTTCGCCGGCACCGATATCCGCAAGATCACCACCGATAAGGGCCTGCCGATCTCCACCTTCCGCCTGGCCTCGACTCCGCGCCGCTTCGATCGGGAGTCCGGGGAATGGGTCAACGGGGAGACCAACTGGTTCAACGTGACATGTTTCCGCAATCTGGCGCTGAATGCGCACAGCACCCTGGCCAAGGGAGATCCGGTGATCGTCACCGGTCGCCTGAAGATCCGTCCCTGGGAGAACGACGCCGGCCAGCGCGGCACAGCCGTGGAGATCGACGCCGACGGGCTGGGCCACGATCTGACCTTCGGAACCGGTTCCTTCACCCGGCTCAATCCCGGCTCCGCTGAACCGGCCGCTGCCGAGCCGAGCACCGGCGCGGCAGCAGAGTCAGCTCCGGAGGGTCCCGACGCGCAGGAGGCCGCGGAGCCCCAGCAGAGCTGGGACACCCCGGCCTCCGAACAGCGAGAGTCGGCCCCGTTCTAG
- a CDS encoding acyl-CoA thioesterase, whose translation MPEHQYRVPTPEQAVEQLVGMLDLEELPVTEETSHPEERFLGPVFEQAFWRVFGGQVLAQSAAAAMRTVEPGRVIHSVHGYFLRPGDATEPIEIGVERLRDGGSFSARRSQAYQDDRPILSMIASFQKSSHGPEHQLPSLETVPAPEDLPSPQDLVGHVKHPIMQEWGYGRPFEIRHIDKPLYLEPDKSPRPSNGVWMRAKAPLPNDPNIHRAAMLYASDYTLLEPILRQHGLYWAKPGMKLASLDHAMWWHRDARADDWLLYLQDSPSAQNARGLSMGYIYDRSGNLVATVAQEGMVRAPEGLKPKIRETIQRSVMRTKR comes from the coding sequence ATGCCTGAGCACCAGTACCGCGTCCCGACGCCTGAACAGGCCGTCGAACAGCTGGTGGGCATGTTGGACCTCGAGGAGCTTCCGGTCACCGAGGAGACCTCCCATCCGGAGGAGCGGTTCCTCGGGCCGGTCTTCGAGCAGGCCTTCTGGCGGGTCTTCGGCGGACAGGTGCTGGCCCAGTCCGCGGCTGCGGCCATGCGCACCGTGGAGCCGGGACGCGTCATCCACTCGGTGCACGGCTACTTCCTGCGGCCCGGTGATGCCACGGAGCCCATCGAGATCGGTGTGGAGCGGCTCCGCGACGGCGGCAGCTTCTCTGCCCGACGCAGCCAGGCGTACCAGGACGATCGGCCCATCCTCTCGATGATCGCTTCCTTCCAGAAGTCCTCCCACGGCCCGGAGCACCAGCTTCCGTCGCTGGAGACGGTTCCCGCCCCGGAGGACCTGCCGTCCCCTCAGGACCTCGTCGGCCATGTGAAGCATCCGATCATGCAGGAGTGGGGCTATGGACGCCCGTTCGAGATCCGGCACATCGACAAGCCGCTCTACCTGGAGCCGGATAAGTCGCCACGACCCTCCAACGGTGTCTGGATGCGTGCCAAGGCGCCGCTGCCCAATGACCCCAACATCCATCGTGCGGCCATGCTCTACGCTTCGGACTACACCCTGCTGGAACCGATCCTTCGTCAACACGGCCTCTACTGGGCCAAGCCGGGCATGAAGCTCGCGTCCCTGGACCACGCGATGTGGTGGCATCGGGACGCTCGGGCGGATGACTGGCTGCTGTACCTGCAGGACAGCCCCAGTGCGCAGAACGCCCGAGGGCTGAGCATGGGCTACATCTATGACCGATCGGGCAACCTGGTCGCCACAGTGGCCCAGGAGGGGATGGTGCGCGCCCCTGAGGGACTCAAACCGAAGATCCGCGAGACGATCCAGCGGTCGGTGATGAGGACCAAGCGCTGA